A window of Dysidea avara chromosome 1, odDysAvar1.4, whole genome shotgun sequence genomic DNA:
agatgatgtgttccaacaacttgcagcaaatactagtcaatgatataggtctatagttcgatGGATTAGTACACAGGCCTTTCTTGTGTACTGGTGTCacatatgccctcttccagtcttaagggagttcaccctgatgtataatgcagtcaagtgtataacaacaatccttacactgaatttgacaactaTTAAAGGctccagtaatgtaaattgtagctcatattaggagactctcagtctatatgcacattgcaatttgatcggTTTCTTGTGTGTACTGAAAggttgacggtgttactatgcagaatgcaaaattacactattcacaacagtcttcttcataatccattactggattaataaaaaatacacaaactaaataaataaaaaattggaaattttaaaatgggaatagggatcgctgaaaaaagccatgaaacaagaagggatcgctggggtggtaatgtaaaccacaaatccctattttgcctcacttcaaaatgacagagcatgtaactaaagatttatgacagagagtcaaaatagggatttgtggtttacattaccaccccagcgatcccttcttgtttcgtggcttttttcagcaatccctatttcctttttaaaatttccatttttttattcatttagtaatattatctatggtggtcATAAAGAGGCTTACATTCTTCTCTTTGTCATCTGGTTGAGATGTGACACCATGCCCATCTACTCAAAAAACCACAATCCCCAAAGCAATTGAGATAGATATGTCTTTTTCGCTGCATCCTCCACTTCAACCTTTCCGACATGACCTATACGTAACTAATCCTCCTCGTCATCAACTTTTATACTGTCCCAGACATAACACTTCACACTGGCTAAGTCTAGGTATGTGCTTTTGCTGCTGAGTGTGCTAGAGGATTGGCCAGGGCTAATGTGGGCATGTAGAAGGGTGTGCACTTTTAAGGTGTGTTATTAAAAAAGAAAGGCATGCAAGATAATATTTTTATAGGCTCTTAGTTTACATCCATTTCTAGACCGTATGTTGATTGTATACCATCATTGTgacagtgtgtgcatgtgcatgtgtgtgtgtgtctatacATAATATGTTAGCAGTGTTAAGGTGTTATACTGTGATGACAATTCTTGTAAACGTGCACCATGTCTTGTTTTATATCTACAGGCAGTTCAGAGTAGAGTTGGGAGACATCACACCACACAACATCAAAAAATTAAGAAAACTCAACTCTGCTGTGTTCCACATAACTTACACTGATAAGGTACCTATCATATGTAATTGTAAATTCCAATTTTAAAAttagtaatgcacctatcaatgatatgccccacccctgggtagggtgggggaatacaagggatttgacaaagtctagtgtcaaattctcctaagaagcttgtcaaaaccccACTGTGTCCCCACCTCAATAGAGGGGTTTCTATAGGGGATTTGATTtatctattaaaataatttttggttcagcaaactgCTGCTGTAAAAAGCCCCAGGGTGAGGCAATATGTAGATGGAAAATCCCCAGTGGGTGTATGGGATCCCTTGGgatggggcttgacattgataggtgtataaATATGTAGAGTCAACATGTAGTATACAGTATAGTATATCACAATGTATTTTCAATGCACAATGTTTTGGTAACATACCTTGCTACTGCATAACTTTTTGTGTATAGTGTCCAACTTAGCATGTAATAGTAGCTGCTACAACGAAAAGCATGTGTGTGTAACTTGTTTGAACTCTTGTACAGCTTTCTAGGGATCACTCTTGTGGCAAATTTTCCACTCATTTCTGGATGCTAAACATCACCTGATTTGAATATTCTATGTACTACACGTTTTTGCTCTTGAAAACATACAGGATGTTACTGAGTTGCAGACCCCTCACATATGGTGTCCAAGGGTAGCTACTAGACTTGTAGGAAATATTATTTGATATTGGTTAATGGAGTATTGGCATAATCTCGGGTCGGTGAAACACTGACATTAATCCTGTGGCATTGGATGCTTGAGTGACTGACTTCTCCTTTCCACGCTTTTATTTATTTGGCTCCTCTCGATAATGCTATTTCTGACTCAACATAACTACAATGTTCTGTTAGCACTTTCATCAACATATTCACATAGAAGCTGCAAATAAGAGCAACTTGTATGTTAAAATACTCAGAATTGAGTTTTCCAATTACACATACTGCTTCTTTGTACCTTAATCTATTTATATGCTACCTACATATAGTGTGTGCTGTgaaatgtaatgtactgtacaagtgtGCTTTTATTCTGTAGTTGTACAAAGATGTTCTGGAATTTGGAGAACTAGCAAAATTTGGTTAGTAATTATTGTTTTTAACCAAGTAATTTACACATTTTGCTTGTAGCATATTTCAACGATATTGTTGTGGGTGGAGTCTGTTGTCAAGTGGAGACAGAGGCAATGGTGAAGAGGTTGTCTATCATGACCTTAGGCTGTCTAGCTGCATACCACCGACTGGGAGTtggtatgtatgtgtagtgtacgTGTGCTGCACATCACTGCATACATGTATGCTATCATCTTATTGACCATGTATGCTACCATCTTATTGACCATGTATGCTACCATCTTATTGACCATGTATGCTACCATCTTATTGACCATGTATGCTACCATCTTATTGACCATGTATGCTACCATCTTATTGACCATGTATGCTACCATCTTATTGACCATGTATGCTACCATCTTATTGACCATGTATGCTACCATCTTATTGACCATGTATGCTACCATCTTATTGACCATTATGAACACTACAAAATTGACTGTAGCTTGTTAGCATTTATACAGTATCTAATTCACAGTACCTGCTTTTACCAGTGTATCTACCCCTCACAGGCTAAAATATGTTCTAACAATGGCTGAACAGATGAAAGATGAAGGACATTATCTACTTGTGAGTTGTAGTAATACATTACAGTAGTAGGACAAGCGTACACATTTGTATACAGTGAAGAGTGAACTAATATGGGGGAATGGTGTTCAACTGAAGAGTATATAAAATCCAACTACCACTTCATTTACAGTTGAACCTCTCTTGTCCGGCctgtctggtacatactactgtctgtatctcagaaatgtccataactaagaaaTGTATGCTGATATGCAaaagtaaaacaataattttgtaattgctatatagctaatgctatgggcagagggggaagtcaGTCATGGTATCGGCTTTAAAATGTAAACatgtagaataaacaagccacctggtAAACAGCAatctttaggctccctccttgtccTTTCATCTCTAACTGAAATCCATAGACCacaagccacatgactaatTTTGACTATCCacacaatggaggtgcccagatAATAGAGTTTGGGACAAGTGAGATTCTGCTGTATGTACAGGACTTTGTTCAATTACTCTGCAATGTAGCATACATACTGTAAGCATAGAAATTcgtataccaaaacagccaagctgtgaaaaaggtatgactctccaaaaaggccaggggaAAAGTTAGGAGATCAAAGATGGCTACTAAGAAATGGCTATAATAATGTTAATATTAGTCATTTTTGATGACCTCACTACAGGAATCGTCAAAGACTGCTATTTATGTGAATCTcattatccaaactcattgggCTTGATGTGAGCTCAGATAAttgaaaagtttggataatagaagCCCATTCATGCATATACAGAACTCCgttcaatactctaatagaacgtacactttcgtcaaaatactctaatagaacagtcgtttccacagttcagataatggaatgtttggataattgatagctggatAATAGAGGGACTACTGTGTTAGGATGACTCGTTACACAACTGAATCCTGTACAGGGTGTTTTGTAGGTATACCTGAACTAGGTATCTACAGCAagatctacaggatgattttgcAAGTTtaaatgctctacagggtgacttgtttatagctgagttGACTCCACATGGTGAATTGGTTGAAAAAGAATTGGAAGAAGAAGGAATATTAGGAAGTAAAATTAGGAAGAGAAtgatgaactttgaaggtgcatatctcagtgatggctaggCAAATTTGACTCGATTTTGGAATGGAAGCCGAACTGCCCTACCCCTGGGGAAATTTCCatagcaaaaatggttaattactGTTCAAGTGTGATCGAGCTATGGATACTGTACGTGATAATAGCATTTTCTTGATTCCGTAAAACAAATCTGTTGCAATCTCATACCAGTTGTACTtggatacacaacacactactgtatgtctcctttgtagtactctaacaaagcacttttttctgagcacttccaATACAACGCACATGGAATTTTtttagaatttccactgatagatctacaagattataaaactttattattctagtgtactaagatggaactttcatttataagatagagtgaggtgagcaactgacagcaatGGCAGAGTGGTAACGAGTTTGAGCTTGTAGGTgtagaggtccctggttcaaaccctGAAAAAAAATTcgatgttttttttttacttctcagtgactgttctatcaatcgttcttgtttcacatgtttgggtTTTGCTTTTTATCTctttagctaatactctcagcacgaaaggtttgcactacgatagtcACTTCATGtgcagactgattttcaagttattttgTCCAGCAGATTACCCTGTGGATGTGAAAACAAATCgcaattttcaaaattgtgCATAACTCCCTTGTTTTTATTTGATCTATTGTAAAATTTGACTGTAAATATGTT
This region includes:
- the LOC136254412 gene encoding N-alpha-acetyltransferase 50-like isoform X3 → MNCGTLKLMVDQIKDEDIIYWQFRVELGDITPHNIKKLRKLNSAVFHITYTDKLYKDVLEFGELAKFAYFNDIVVGGVCCQVETEAMVKRLSIMTLGCLAAYHRLGVVL
- the LOC136254412 gene encoding N-alpha-acetyltransferase 50-like isoform X1, encoding MTLHLSGTILLTSDKLCTLKLMVDQIKDEDIIYWQFRVELGDITPHNIKKLRKLNSAVFHITYTDKLYKDVLEFGELAKFAYFNDIVVGGVCCQVETEAMVKRLSIMTLGCLAAYHRLGVVL
- the LOC136254412 gene encoding N-alpha-acetyltransferase 50-like isoform X4, which codes for MSTLKLMVDQIKDEDIIYWQFRVELGDITPHNIKKLRKLNSAVFHITYTDKLYKDVLEFGELAKFAYFNDIVVGGVCCQVETEAMVKRLSIMTLGCLAAYHRLGVVL
- the LOC136254412 gene encoding N-alpha-acetyltransferase 50-like isoform X5; this translates as MVDQIKDEDIIYWQFRVELGDITPHNIKKLRKLNSAVFHITYTDKLYKDVLEFGELAKFAYFNDIVVGGVCCQVETEAMVKRLSIMTLGCLAAYHRLGVVL
- the LOC136254412 gene encoding N-alpha-acetyltransferase 50-like isoform X2; the encoded protein is MTLHLSGTILLTSDKLCTLKLMVDQIKDEDIIYWQFRVELGDITPHNIKKLRKLNSAVFHITYTDKLYKDVLEFGELAKFAYFNDIVVGGVCCQVETEAMVKRLSIMTLGCLAAYHRLGVG